Proteins found in one Solitalea lacus genomic segment:
- the thrC gene encoding threonine synthase — protein MNYYSLNHNAPNVKFSEAVIRGLAPDKGLYFPEAITPLSKDFIENIESYSHEEIAFEAVRQFAGDELSEAELKRIVAETVSFDFPLVQVEPNVYSLELFHGPTLAFKDVGARFMARCLGAFSKFDEKKVTVLVATSGDTGGAVADGFLGVPGVDVVILYPSKKVSDIQEKQLTTLGQNISALEVEGTFDDCQRMVKTAFLDEELTSVLNLTSANSINVARWLPQMFYYFFAYRQLRDKSKKLVVSVPSGNFGNICAGMVAKKLGLPIDLFVASTNANKVVTEYLQTGNYSPKASVQTISNAMDVGDPSNFVRIEQLHNKDFDLLKSSLLSFSYTDDETREAIRLVHKDTGYTLEPHGAVGYLGLKAALREAPEMQGVFLETAHPCKFIDVVERTLKEKVIIPAKLESLLLKEKVSILIKNDYQQLKEYLLKKG, from the coding sequence ATGAACTACTATAGTTTAAATCATAATGCTCCGAATGTAAAATTCAGTGAAGCGGTAATACGTGGATTGGCTCCTGATAAAGGCTTATATTTTCCTGAGGCAATAACTCCCTTGTCCAAAGATTTTATTGAGAATATTGAGAGTTATAGCCATGAAGAGATAGCTTTTGAAGCGGTTAGGCAATTTGCAGGAGATGAGTTAAGTGAAGCAGAATTAAAGCGAATTGTGGCTGAAACTGTCAGTTTTGACTTTCCTTTAGTGCAAGTCGAACCTAATGTGTATTCGCTTGAGCTTTTTCATGGGCCAACATTGGCTTTTAAAGATGTAGGAGCTCGCTTTATGGCGCGCTGTCTGGGTGCTTTTTCAAAGTTTGATGAGAAAAAGGTCACAGTTTTGGTTGCAACATCAGGAGATACCGGAGGCGCCGTTGCAGATGGCTTTTTAGGTGTTCCAGGTGTGGATGTGGTAATTCTTTACCCGAGTAAGAAGGTTAGTGATATTCAGGAAAAACAACTGACAACCCTCGGTCAGAATATTAGTGCATTGGAAGTTGAAGGTACTTTTGATGATTGCCAACGAATGGTAAAAACAGCTTTTCTTGATGAAGAGCTGACTAGTGTACTTAATTTAACTTCAGCAAACTCAATTAATGTTGCTCGTTGGCTGCCACAAATGTTCTATTACTTTTTTGCCTATCGTCAACTTAGGGATAAGTCAAAGAAATTAGTGGTTTCAGTTCCTAGCGGTAACTTTGGAAACATTTGTGCTGGAATGGTTGCTAAAAAGTTGGGGTTGCCAATAGATTTGTTTGTAGCTTCAACAAATGCCAATAAAGTAGTGACCGAGTATTTGCAAACTGGTAATTATTCTCCTAAAGCTTCGGTTCAAACTATTTCAAATGCTATGGATGTGGGTGACCCAAGCAATTTTGTACGTATAGAACAGCTACATAATAAGGATTTTGATTTGCTTAAATCTTCTTTATTAAGCTTTAGCTATACTGACGATGAAACTCGTGAAGCGATACGTTTAGTTCATAAAGATACTGGTTATACGCTAGAGCCGCATGGAGCCGTAGGCTACCTAGGTTTGAAAGCTGCTCTTAGAGAGGCCCCTGAGATGCAGGGAGTTTTTCTAGAAACAGCACATCCTTGTAAGTTTATCGATGTGGTTGAACGTACTTTGAAAGAAAAGGTAATTATACCTGCCAAATTGGAAAGTTTGTTGCTTAAGGAGAAAGTGTCAATTTTGATCAAAAATGATTATCAGCAATTGAAAGAGTACCTTTTGAAAAAGGGTTGA
- a CDS encoding S41 family peptidase → MNQKRTLSFWLLIALCWAAPVLVTTSCKKSTSSETVEPKHGDVRDSVYMVAETFYLWVDNLPNAESFKPTSYPGPDEVIEKIKTYSPLLNGKNIDRYSFGLPEAEYENLANANESDYGCGFKFVRPSANDYSDDLRITYVYKNSPAGSQGVQRSWRVLSINGIAANTNNISALNNALNSTGSVSFQMRTPANETKNLNLMAATYTANTVIKSSVIDLGTKKVGYIMFNTFFGTAIQEIEAAFNDFVAKGVTDVVVDLRYNGGGRVDIAQHFANLLAPESAKGKVMYTEQHNALLTTEGWNETINYDNSARKLPLLQKVAFIGTSGTASASELMINVLKPYLGESQKLFGSTTYGKPVGFYPITINRKLPDAYTTLIVAVKSINSQGGSDYYQGFAPDALAVDDVTRDFGDPEEASLKAALNWIQTGTITTATVATQSLLRLSPIVDAANSKLDHAFKGSIFKEK, encoded by the coding sequence ATGAATCAAAAACGCACTCTCTCGTTTTGGCTACTCATTGCTTTATGTTGGGCAGCTCCAGTCTTAGTAACCACTTCATGTAAAAAAAGTACTTCTTCCGAAACCGTTGAGCCAAAGCATGGTGATGTGCGAGACAGTGTTTACATGGTTGCAGAAACTTTTTATTTATGGGTAGATAATCTGCCTAATGCAGAATCATTTAAGCCAACTTCCTACCCAGGACCCGATGAAGTTATTGAAAAAATTAAAACTTATAGTCCATTATTAAATGGAAAGAATATTGATCGGTATAGTTTTGGGTTGCCGGAGGCTGAATACGAAAACTTAGCTAATGCCAATGAGTCTGACTATGGTTGTGGATTTAAGTTTGTCCGGCCCTCAGCCAATGATTATTCTGATGATTTGCGGATTACATATGTTTATAAGAATTCCCCAGCAGGGAGTCAGGGGGTGCAGAGGAGCTGGCGTGTATTGTCAATTAATGGTATAGCAGCAAATACTAATAACATAAGTGCCCTTAATAATGCTTTAAATAGCACCGGTTCAGTTTCGTTTCAAATGAGGACACCTGCAAATGAAACGAAGAATCTAAATCTTATGGCAGCAACTTATACGGCTAATACTGTAATAAAAAGTTCTGTAATTGATTTGGGGACAAAAAAAGTGGGCTACATTATGTTCAATACTTTCTTTGGGACTGCTATACAGGAAATTGAAGCTGCATTTAATGATTTTGTGGCAAAAGGAGTGACCGATGTTGTAGTGGATCTTCGTTATAATGGCGGAGGCAGGGTTGATATAGCCCAGCACTTTGCTAATCTTCTTGCTCCTGAAAGCGCTAAAGGGAAGGTAATGTATACCGAACAGCACAATGCATTGTTAACTACCGAAGGTTGGAATGAAACTATTAATTACGATAATTCTGCAAGGAAATTGCCTTTGTTGCAAAAAGTTGCATTTATTGGGACTTCAGGAACTGCATCGGCAAGCGAGCTGATGATCAATGTACTTAAGCCTTACTTAGGCGAGAGTCAGAAACTTTTTGGATCTACTACTTATGGTAAGCCTGTTGGCTTTTATCCTATTACAATAAATAGAAAACTACCTGATGCTTATACAACATTAATTGTTGCCGTAAAATCAATAAATTCTCAGGGGGGCAGTGATTACTATCAAGGTTTTGCTCCTGATGCGCTAGCGGTTGATGATGTAACTAGGGATTTTGGTGATCCAGAAGAAGCTTCATTGAAGGCTGCGCTCAACTGGATTCAAACGGGGACTATTACTACTGCAACTGTTGCAACGCAATCGCTCCTGCGCTTAAGCCCAATTGTGGATGCGGCTAACTCTAAACTCGATCATGCGTTTAAAGGATCGATTTTCAAAGAAAAATAG
- a CDS encoding homoserine kinase, whose translation MNEIKIFSPGTVANVACGFDVMGFALDSPGDEMIVRRINERVIKIVKAEGFNLPLDANKNVAGVALLSMLNEVKDEVGFEIEIFKKIKPGSGIGSSAASSAGAVVAANKLLGDPFSKTDLARFAMEGERLASGTAHADNVAPAIFGGFTLVRSYQPLDIISIDTPDELFATVIHPQIEVKTSDAREILKRNVLLKDAIRQWGNVGGLVAGLMKSDYDLISRSLEDAIVEPIRSILIPAFQEVKLKSKEAGALGGGISGSGPSVFMLSRGQETGERVKMVMAEIYDKVGIEYDIHLSKVNKEGVKIIS comes from the coding sequence ATGAACGAAATAAAGATATTTTCTCCCGGTACTGTTGCCAATGTGGCCTGTGGTTTTGATGTTATGGGTTTTGCTTTGGATAGCCCGGGAGATGAAATGATTGTGCGTCGTATCAATGAAAGAGTAATTAAAATTGTTAAAGCAGAAGGATTTAATCTTCCGCTTGATGCCAATAAAAATGTGGCCGGAGTGGCCTTGCTTTCAATGTTAAACGAGGTAAAAGATGAAGTGGGGTTTGAAATAGAGATCTTCAAAAAGATAAAGCCAGGAAGCGGTATTGGCTCCAGCGCTGCCAGTTCAGCGGGAGCTGTTGTCGCGGCAAATAAACTATTGGGTGACCCGTTTTCAAAAACAGATTTAGCTCGATTTGCCATGGAAGGCGAACGGTTGGCTTCAGGTACGGCTCACGCTGATAATGTTGCCCCTGCTATTTTCGGAGGTTTCACATTGGTGCGTAGTTATCAACCACTGGATATTATTAGTATTGATACACCTGATGAGCTTTTTGCTACGGTTATTCACCCTCAAATTGAGGTGAAAACTTCTGACGCACGTGAAATATTAAAGCGAAATGTATTACTGAAAGATGCTATTCGCCAGTGGGGTAATGTGGGAGGACTTGTAGCCGGCTTAATGAAATCTGACTATGATTTAATCAGTCGATCTCTTGAAGACGCAATTGTTGAGCCGATTCGATCGATTTTGATTCCTGCTTTTCAAGAGGTAAAGCTCAAATCAAAAGAAGCAGGTGCTTTAGGAGGAGGGATTTCAGGTTCAGGTCCTTCTGTTTTTATGCTTAGCCGCGGACAAGAGACCGGAGAAAGGGTAAAAATGGTGATGGCTGAAATTTACGATAAGGTAGGGATTGAATATGATATCCATCTCTCAAAAGTGAATAAAGAGGGCGTGAAAATTATTAGTTAA